A stretch of the Parabacteroides timonensis genome encodes the following:
- a CDS encoding RNA polymerase sigma-70 factor, translating to MSSNNDDILLLKLIKQGDQIAFKHLFYQYTDSLERFITYYIHDREKSQELVLDIFTYIWENRERFEIKLTLKAYLFQAARNKAFTYIRDKKIPVYLEDLSISEVAQDYNSDLEFQELYRLVEEAVCLLPEKCREVFRKSREENLTNKEIAEQLHISEKTVEGQITIALKKIRVYLGDSYSYLW from the coding sequence ATGAGCAGTAACAACGACGATATATTATTGCTAAAACTGATAAAGCAGGGTGATCAAATCGCTTTTAAGCATTTGTTTTATCAGTATACTGATTCATTGGAGCGCTTCATTACCTATTATATTCATGACCGGGAAAAGTCGCAAGAGTTGGTATTGGATATTTTTACCTATATATGGGAAAATCGCGAACGTTTTGAGATAAAGTTAACATTAAAAGCCTATCTCTTTCAGGCTGCCCGTAATAAGGCTTTTACTTATATCCGTGATAAAAAAATTCCGGTCTATTTGGAGGATCTCTCTATCAGTGAAGTGGCACAAGATTATAATTCGGATCTCGAGTTCCAGGAATTGTACCGTTTGGTAGAGGAGGCCGTATGTCTTTTACCGGAAAAGTGTAGGGAGGTATTCAGGAAAAGTAGGGAAGAGAATTTGACTAATAAAGAGATTGCCGAACAACTTCATATTTCAGAGAAGACGGTGGAGGGACAAATAACAATAGCACTTAAGAAGATCAGAGTTTATTTGGGGGATTCTTATTCATATTTGTGGTAA
- the tamL gene encoding translocation and assembly module lipoprotein TamL, with amino-acid sequence MMKGILHILYFLCLAWILAACSTTKYVGDGEYLLDKVEIVSDNKSYKANELKPYLRQQPNFKVFGLMKWQLFVYDWSGRNEKRWLSKQLRRIGEPPVILDTTLVDQSTDELRRFFINKGYVNAEVAATIDTSRQKKAVVTYRINSNKPYRIHNYTMNLDDPKIDSIAHLKAPRRSAVSSAFRISPEDYNSLIKDSALFDRDVLDKERQRITTLLRRRGYYAFNRDYLAYLADSSYNRNIVDLDMVLKPYRQLKPDGSVIDTLHRQYYIKDVTIVTDYDPLNQVQSDLKLTSSDTVKVGDLQILYGKSGRSIRPSILRKSTYITPGRLFNERGVEQTYSSFAALRALRNVNIRFSEVEEGDTMKLNCTILTSPAKLQGFGVDLEGTNSAGDFGFASSVNYQHRNFFKGSEVFSAKVRGAYEALSSQSDGSSYWELGAESSILFPRFLFPFVSDNFKRKIRASTEFKVSYGIQTRPEYRRAILSGGWSYIWQDRSNMQARHTFKLLDIDYVHIPKIDSTFQATLPESMKRYNFTDQFVVGSGYTYSFSNYNPQNRLRNTHSLRVSFEMAGNMLYAISKLTNAKKDEDGLYRLFGINYSQFIKGDVDFSKSIVLDSRNKLAFHAGVGVGYPYGNARMLPFERSYFSGGANSVRGWSVRSLGPGSMKISPDGTFADQVGDIRLDLNMEYRTKMFWKFEMAAYVDAGNIWTMHKDKDRENANFDFSRFYKEIAVSYGLGLRLDFDFFLIRFDTGMKAYNPQERGKDRWAILNPNLKGNFAWHFAVGYPF; translated from the coding sequence ATGATGAAGGGAATCCTCCATATACTATATTTCCTATGCCTTGCTTGGATACTGGCCGCTTGCAGTACGACAAAATATGTCGGTGACGGAGAATATCTGCTGGATAAAGTAGAAATCGTTTCCGATAATAAATCCTATAAAGCCAATGAGTTGAAGCCTTATCTGAGGCAGCAGCCTAACTTTAAGGTGTTCGGACTGATGAAGTGGCAGCTTTTTGTATACGATTGGTCGGGACGGAATGAGAAACGGTGGTTGAGTAAACAGCTTCGTCGTATTGGCGAACCGCCTGTTATTCTCGATACTACTCTGGTGGATCAGTCGACGGACGAGTTGAGGCGCTTCTTTATCAACAAAGGATATGTGAATGCCGAGGTCGCTGCTACGATAGATACGTCCAGGCAAAAAAAGGCGGTGGTCACCTACCGGATTAACTCGAATAAACCTTACCGGATACATAATTATACGATGAATCTGGATGATCCGAAGATCGACAGTATCGCTCATTTAAAGGCTCCCCGGCGTTCAGCTGTGTCGTCGGCTTTCCGTATTTCTCCGGAAGATTATAATTCCCTGATAAAGGATAGTGCACTCTTTGACCGGGATGTCCTGGATAAGGAACGTCAGCGGATCACGACGTTGCTTCGCAGGAGGGGCTATTATGCTTTCAACCGCGACTATCTGGCTTATCTGGCCGATAGCTCTTATAATCGGAATATTGTGGATCTGGATATGGTCTTGAAGCCGTATCGCCAGCTTAAACCGGATGGTTCGGTTATCGATACGCTGCATCGCCAGTATTATATAAAGGATGTTACGATCGTTACAGATTATGATCCGTTGAATCAGGTGCAGAGTGATTTAAAACTGACTTCGTCTGATACGGTGAAAGTCGGTGATCTACAAATATTATATGGTAAGAGCGGAAGAAGTATTCGCCCGAGTATTTTGCGTAAGAGTACTTATATTACTCCGGGTCGCTTGTTCAATGAGCGGGGGGTGGAACAGACTTATTCTTCTTTTGCCGCCCTTCGGGCACTGAGAAATGTAAACATACGTTTTTCGGAAGTGGAGGAAGGGGATACGATGAAGCTGAATTGTACGATTCTGACTTCACCGGCCAAACTGCAAGGCTTTGGTGTCGACTTGGAAGGTACGAACTCGGCCGGTGACTTTGGTTTTGCTTCGAGTGTAAATTACCAGCATAGGAATTTCTTTAAAGGGTCGGAAGTGTTTTCTGCCAAGGTGCGTGGTGCTTACGAAGCGTTGTCTTCCCAGTCGGATGGTAGTAGTTACTGGGAGCTGGGGGCAGAGTCTTCCATTTTGTTCCCTCGCTTTTTGTTTCCTTTCGTAAGTGATAATTTTAAACGGAAGATTCGTGCATCCACCGAATTTAAGGTTAGTTACGGTATTCAGACACGTCCTGAATATCGCCGTGCGATTCTGTCCGGAGGGTGGAGTTATATCTGGCAGGACCGTTCAAATATGCAGGCGCGTCACACGTTTAAGTTATTGGACATAGATTATGTGCATATTCCGAAGATCGATTCTACTTTTCAGGCTACTTTGCCTGAGTCGATGAAGCGTTATAATTTCACCGACCAGTTTGTGGTTGGGTCCGGATATACTTATTCATTCAGCAATTATAATCCTCAGAACCGCTTAAGAAATACGCATTCGTTGCGTGTATCGTTTGAAATGGCGGGAAATATGCTTTATGCGATTTCCAAACTGACAAATGCGAAGAAGGATGAGGATGGCCTGTATCGTTTATTCGGTATCAATTATTCCCAGTTTATAAAAGGAGATGTCGATTTTAGTAAAAGTATTGTGTTGGACAGTCGTAATAAACTGGCTTTTCATGCAGGAGTAGGAGTCGGCTATCCTTATGGAAATGCGAGGATGTTACCGTTTGAGCGTAGTTACTTTTCAGGAGGTGCAAATAGTGTGCGTGGATGGTCTGTCCGCTCGCTGGGGCCGGGAAGTATGAAGATCAGTCCGGATGGTACTTTTGCCGACCAGGTGGGCGATATCCGGTTAGACCTGAATATGGAGTATCGTACAAAGATGTTCTGGAAGTTTGAAATGGCTGCTTATGTGGATGCCGGAAATATCTGGACTATGCACAAGGATAAGGATCGTGAAAATGCTAATTTCGATTTCTCCCGTTTTTATAAAGAGATAGCCGTCTCTTATGGTTTGGGTTTGCGTCTTGATTTCGACTTCTTCCTGATTCGTTTTGATACGGGTATGAAGGCGTATAATCCTCAGGAAAGGGGTAAAGATCGCTGGGCTATTCTGAATCCTAATCTGAAGGGTAATTTTGCCTGGCATTTTGCCGTAGGTTATCCCTTCTAA
- a CDS encoding beta-L-arabinofuranosidase domain-containing protein → MKKSILFLSLICGACTAPQDTLVEQVDRLSTSTQNDFYVSNRAPLQPQQFIKLPAGTIQPEGWLKQQLELQKNGLNGHLGEISAWLQKKDNAWLKTGGQWGWEEVPYWLRGYANLAYIVQDNQMLNEAKFWIESILKSQREDGNFGPMHLNDGKQDFWPNMIVLWIMQSYYEYSNDERIIDFMTKYCNYLLTVPDEDFLYSYWENSRGGDNLWSVVWLYNHTGDKNLLTLGEKIHKNTADWTKSTQLPNWHNVNVAQCFREPATYYLFSGDSSMLSASYNVQSLVRRAFGQVPGGMFGADENARIGFFDPRQGTETCGFVEQMASDEIMLQISGDPYWAENCEDVAFNSYPAALMPDYKALRYITSPNHIVSDSKNHHPGIDNSGPFLSMNPFSSRCCQHNHGFGWPYYTENLIYATPDNGMAAVLYNACQAKVKVGGGTEVTIKEQTNYPFEETVRFTLTTPENVTFPLYLRIPSWCKDASVAVNGQKLGVDLIAGKYAKITREWSDADEIVLTVPMTFNYRQWQVNKNSVSVDYGPLTLSLKIDEDYQQKDSRETAIGDSKWQEGADASAWPTYEIYPASPWNYALQINAPISVQRKEWPFDNNPFTLTNVPLIFKTQGRLIPEWKIDEYGLCGVLPYEDARKSDTLDEITLVPMGAARLRIASFPTTE, encoded by the coding sequence ATGAAGAAAAGTATATTGTTCCTTTCTCTGATTTGTGGTGCTTGTACGGCACCACAAGACACTTTGGTGGAGCAGGTTGATAGATTGTCAACTTCAACACAGAATGATTTTTATGTGAGTAACAGAGCTCCTTTACAACCTCAACAATTTATTAAACTCCCTGCCGGTACCATTCAGCCGGAAGGATGGTTGAAGCAACAACTGGAGTTGCAGAAAAATGGTCTGAACGGACATTTGGGAGAGATCAGTGCCTGGTTACAAAAGAAGGATAATGCCTGGTTGAAAACCGGAGGACAGTGGGGCTGGGAGGAAGTTCCTTATTGGCTCCGTGGATATGCAAACCTGGCTTATATCGTTCAGGATAACCAGATGCTGAATGAAGCTAAATTCTGGATTGAAAGTATCTTGAAAAGTCAGCGGGAAGATGGAAACTTCGGTCCAATGCATCTGAATGATGGTAAACAGGATTTTTGGCCGAATATGATCGTCCTGTGGATTATGCAGTCTTATTATGAATATTCGAACGATGAACGAATTATCGATTTTATGACAAAGTATTGTAATTATCTGCTTACTGTACCGGATGAAGATTTCTTATATAGTTATTGGGAGAATAGCCGTGGTGGAGACAATCTTTGGAGTGTCGTATGGCTATATAACCACACCGGAGATAAGAATTTACTTACGCTAGGTGAAAAAATACATAAAAATACGGCTGACTGGACGAAATCGACTCAATTGCCTAACTGGCATAATGTAAATGTAGCACAGTGTTTCCGTGAACCGGCTACTTATTACCTGTTTTCAGGAGATTCTTCTATGTTATCAGCCAGTTATAATGTGCAAAGCCTGGTACGCAGGGCATTCGGACAGGTACCAGGAGGAATGTTCGGAGCAGATGAAAATGCGCGTATCGGCTTTTTTGATCCCCGACAAGGTACTGAAACCTGTGGCTTTGTGGAACAGATGGCTTCTGATGAAATTATGCTTCAGATCAGTGGTGATCCTTATTGGGCAGAAAACTGTGAGGATGTAGCATTTAATAGTTATCCGGCGGCGTTGATGCCTGATTACAAAGCTCTTCGTTATATAACCAGCCCGAATCATATTGTAAGTGACTCTAAAAATCATCATCCGGGTATTGATAATAGCGGACCATTTCTTTCTATGAATCCGTTCAGTAGCCGTTGTTGCCAGCATAATCATGGCTTCGGCTGGCCTTATTATACCGAAAATCTTATTTATGCGACACCGGATAACGGAATGGCTGCTGTCTTATATAATGCTTGTCAGGCGAAAGTCAAAGTCGGAGGCGGAACTGAAGTGACAATAAAAGAACAAACAAATTATCCTTTTGAGGAAACGGTTCGTTTTACTTTGACGACTCCGGAAAATGTGACATTCCCACTCTATTTACGTATCCCGTCGTGGTGTAAAGATGCATCGGTTGCTGTGAATGGTCAGAAGCTGGGTGTTGATTTGATAGCTGGTAAATATGCAAAAATTACGCGTGAATGGTCGGATGCAGATGAAATCGTTCTTACGGTTCCCATGACATTTAATTATCGCCAGTGGCAGGTTAATAAAAATAGTGTCAGTGTCGATTATGGTCCTCTGACTTTGTCTTTAAAGATAGATGAAGATTATCAACAGAAAGACAGTCGTGAAACTGCTATTGGCGATTCAAAATGGCAGGAGGGTGCCGATGCTTCTGCATGGCCTACTTATGAGATTTACCCGGCAAGCCCGTGGAACTATGCACTGCAGATCAATGCTCCAATCTCTGTTCAACGCAAAGAGTGGCCTTTTGATAATAACCCATTTACATTGACAAATGTTCCTTTGATATTTAAGACACAGGGGCGTCTTATTCCGGAATGGAAGATCGATGAATACGGTTTATGCGGTGTGCTGCCATATGAAGATGCCAGGAAATCAGATACATTAGACGAAATAACATTGGTTCCGATGGGAGCTGCCCGTCTACGTATTGCATCGTTTCCGACAACGGAATAA
- a CDS encoding glycoside hydrolase family 43 protein → MNKLLLLFWVFFGVGVASIHGQNIYLADPTIFYENGTYYLYGTGGNSSQGFQVYTSKDLKMWEGPKGASDGYVLKKGDSFGSKGFWAPQVFRYKGKYYMAYTADEFIAIASSNSPLGPFRQNKIAKLPAEIKQIDPYVFFDEDGKIYLYHVRLTKGNRLFVAELNEDLTAIKENTLQECISATEGWENTAHSEWPVSEGPTILKKEGLYYFFYSANDFRNIDYAVGYATSRSPYGPWKKYEGNPIISRELLKHNGTGHGDIFMDGKGTMRYVFHTHHSNSEVAPRQTAIVSLQENMQDGFSHFRILPETFFFPQLMNQ, encoded by the coding sequence ATGAATAAATTATTATTACTATTTTGGGTATTCTTTGGGGTAGGAGTTGCTTCTATCCACGGGCAGAATATTTATTTGGCAGATCCTACTATCTTTTATGAAAACGGAACTTATTATCTGTATGGTACCGGAGGAAACTCCAGTCAGGGTTTTCAGGTGTATACCTCTAAAGACTTGAAAATGTGGGAAGGACCGAAAGGAGCTTCTGACGGATATGTTTTAAAGAAAGGGGATTCATTTGGATCGAAGGGATTTTGGGCTCCTCAGGTATTTCGTTATAAAGGAAAATATTATATGGCTTATACAGCTGACGAGTTTATAGCCATAGCTTCTTCCAATAGTCCTTTGGGACCTTTTCGTCAGAATAAAATAGCAAAACTCCCGGCTGAAATCAAGCAGATCGATCCGTATGTGTTTTTTGATGAGGATGGTAAGATATATCTGTATCATGTTCGCCTGACAAAAGGGAATCGATTGTTTGTGGCTGAATTGAATGAGGATCTTACTGCTATAAAGGAAAATACGCTTCAAGAGTGTATATCTGCAACTGAAGGTTGGGAAAATACAGCGCATTCGGAATGGCCTGTCTCTGAAGGACCTACTATTCTTAAGAAAGAGGGTCTTTATTACTTTTTCTATTCAGCCAATGATTTCCGAAATATTGATTATGCGGTAGGCTATGCAACTTCCCGTTCGCCTTATGGGCCCTGGAAGAAATATGAAGGAAATCCGATTATTAGCCGTGAACTATTGAAACATAATGGGACCGGTCATGGAGATATATTTATGGACGGGAAAGGAACTATGCGCTATGTATTCCATACCCATCATTCGAATTCGGAAGTGGCTCCCAGACAAACGGCAATTGTTTCTTTACAGGAGAATATGCAAGATGGGTTTAGCCACTTTCGTATTTTACCTGAAACCTTTTTCTTTCCTCAATTGATGAATCAATAA
- a CDS encoding DUF4296 domain-containing protein, translating into MRNNLRRYGIALLVATLLVSCSKVPDGILSEKEMKAVLLDMQLAEAMINTDYKTYSDDAKKEALYQGVFRKHKIEQAVYDSSLVWYGRNLDIYMQVYDLVLAELNERQKALGDVQASAAPVSKQDSVDIWPRLTYLTFEPNALFNGVTIDIKPETNYPSGSTFVLGMRVWGLNANMKNHPEIRLSANQGDTIITVNDKVLKDGYHETTLRTLPTKQVKSVYGFIRLDGKDDSTSYFKVYVDSLNLMRYNYGRLSVPKDSVNIANKDSVK; encoded by the coding sequence GTAAGGTGCCCGATGGTATTCTCTCTGAAAAAGAGATGAAGGCCGTCTTGCTCGATATGCAGCTGGCAGAGGCTATGATCAATACCGATTATAAGACTTATAGTGATGATGCAAAAAAGGAGGCGCTTTATCAGGGGGTGTTCCGCAAACATAAAATAGAACAGGCCGTTTACGACAGCTCGTTGGTATGGTATGGCCGTAACCTGGATATATATATGCAGGTGTACGATCTGGTACTGGCGGAATTGAATGAACGTCAGAAAGCGCTGGGAGACGTACAGGCTAGTGCTGCTCCGGTATCGAAACAGGATTCTGTGGATATCTGGCCGCGACTGACTTATCTTACCTTTGAACCGAATGCCTTGTTTAACGGAGTGACTATCGATATCAAACCGGAGACAAACTATCCTTCCGGCAGTACTTTCGTCCTGGGAATGCGTGTCTGGGGATTGAATGCTAATATGAAGAATCACCCGGAAATCCGCTTGAGCGCTAATCAGGGGGATACGATCATTACCGTGAATGATAAGGTGTTGAAAGACGGTTATCACGAAACGACTTTGCGTACGTTGCCGACCAAGCAGGTGAAGAGCGTATATGGCTTTATCCGTCTGGATGGGAAAGATGACTCGACTTCTTATTTCAAAGTCTATGTGGACAGTCTGAACCTGATGCGATACAATTACGGACGGTTGTCTGTTCCTAAAGACTCTGTAAACATAGCCAATAAAGATTCTGTAAAATAA
- a CDS encoding TrmH family RNA methyltransferase — translation MLSKSKVKQIRSLELKKFRNELNAFVAEGNKLVADMLHAFECDLLIAKPSWMATQGDIPAKELLEADDEDIRKASFLKNPQDVLAVFKRPVWSLEEADPANQLIIALDGIQDPGNLGTIIRLADWFGIEHIVCSQDTADVFSPKTVQATMGALVHVKVHYTDLQAYLQAQHEKKIPLYGTFLDGENMYTKELSGTGILIMGNEGNGIRPDIEALVNEKLYIPNYPQERETSESLNVAIATAVVCAEFRRRGSKMG, via the coding sequence ATGCTGAGTAAGTCTAAAGTAAAACAGATCCGTTCGCTTGAATTAAAGAAGTTTCGTAACGAGTTAAATGCATTTGTTGCCGAAGGGAATAAGCTCGTGGCCGATATGTTGCACGCATTCGAATGCGACCTCCTGATAGCCAAACCATCCTGGATGGCAACACAGGGAGATATCCCCGCTAAAGAGTTACTGGAGGCCGACGATGAAGATATCCGCAAAGCCAGCTTCCTGAAAAATCCGCAGGACGTACTTGCCGTCTTTAAACGTCCCGTCTGGTCTCTGGAAGAAGCAGACCCGGCAAACCAACTGATTATCGCCCTCGACGGGATACAAGATCCCGGAAACCTCGGTACAATCATCCGGCTGGCCGATTGGTTCGGGATCGAACATATCGTATGCAGCCAGGATACGGCAGACGTATTCAGCCCCAAGACCGTACAGGCGACTATGGGTGCCCTGGTCCATGTGAAAGTACATTACACCGACCTGCAAGCCTACCTGCAAGCGCAACATGAAAAGAAAATCCCCCTGTACGGAACCTTTCTCGACGGAGAGAATATGTATACGAAAGAACTATCCGGCACAGGCATCCTCATTATGGGAAATGAAGGGAACGGCATCCGTCCGGACATCGAAGCACTTGTAAACGAAAAGTTATATATCCCCAACTATCCGCAGGAGCGGGAAACCTCAGAGTCGTTGAATGTGGCAATCGCGACCGCAGTGGTCTGTGCTGAGTTCAGACGTCGCGGGAGTAAAATGGGTTAA